The Alphaproteobacteria bacterium genome includes a region encoding these proteins:
- a CDS encoding histidine--tRNA ligase yields MISGLRGMPDIFPEELKKRDHFIKIFSETATLYGFHHIETPIVEPLEVFMSSVGESSDIISKEMYTLVDKGNRQLCLRPENTAGIIRAILSNKKQHEENQKYHYCGPMFRYERPQKGRLRQFNQLGIENVNAESPIADVESILVAMDFIDKIGIKKYALELNTLGDDESRNNHRKALVQFFADHDSQLSMESKVRLQKNPLRIFDSKDPGDQEICRQAPLLKDYLTSPAQSFFNTIVDLLQKLKVPFTLNPYLVRGLDYYCHTIFEFKSNDLGAQSTFLAGGRYDKLSAFLGGKPLPSVGWASGLERLMLISHNIPPTQRSCIVIPGDETLVAPALMLAHKIRSENLSAELTTSSSFKAGLKQASKKGVTFAVLVGHQEIETETVTWKNLTNGTQQTDTFAAFMEKVKNENN; encoded by the coding sequence ATGATTTCTGGTTTGCGCGGCATGCCTGATATTTTTCCAGAAGAACTTAAAAAAAGAGACCACTTTATTAAAATTTTTAGTGAGACTGCTACTCTGTATGGATTTCATCATATTGAAACGCCCATTGTTGAGCCGCTAGAAGTTTTCATGAGCTCTGTTGGGGAGTCGTCTGATATTATCTCAAAAGAGATGTATACCCTGGTAGATAAGGGGAATCGTCAGCTATGCCTGCGCCCCGAGAATACAGCTGGAATCATAAGAGCAATCTTATCGAATAAAAAACAGCATGAGGAAAATCAAAAATATCATTATTGCGGGCCTATGTTTCGCTATGAAAGACCCCAAAAAGGACGCTTAAGACAATTCAATCAGCTTGGCATTGAAAATGTTAATGCAGAATCCCCCATCGCTGATGTTGAATCTATTTTGGTTGCCATGGATTTCATTGATAAAATTGGCATTAAAAAATATGCGCTAGAGCTTAACACTTTAGGAGATGATGAAAGCCGCAACAACCATAGAAAAGCATTGGTTCAGTTCTTTGCCGATCATGATAGCCAATTATCAATGGAAAGCAAAGTTAGATTACAAAAAAACCCCCTGCGCATTTTTGACTCAAAAGACCCAGGCGACCAAGAAATATGCCGTCAAGCACCACTCTTGAAAGATTATTTAACCTCCCCTGCTCAAAGCTTCTTTAATACAATTGTGGATCTTCTGCAAAAGCTCAAAGTACCTTTTACTCTAAACCCCTATCTGGTGCGTGGGTTAGATTACTATTGTCACACAATTTTTGAGTTTAAATCTAATGATTTGGGGGCTCAGAGCACATTTCTTGCTGGGGGGCGCTATGACAAACTTTCCGCATTCCTTGGAGGAAAGCCCCTCCCCAGCGTTGGCTGGGCTTCTGGGCTTGAGCGGCTCATGCTTATCAGTCATAATATACCTCCCACGCAAAGATCATGCATCGTCATTCCTGGAGATGAAACGTTGGTGGCCCCTGCGTTAATGCTGGCCCATAAAATCCGGTCTGAGAATTTAAGCGCTGAGCTCACAACATCTTCATCGTTCAAAGCGGGCCTTAAGCAGGCTAGTAAAAAAGGGGTAACTTTTGCTGTTTTGGTTGGGCATCAAGAGATTGAGACTGAGACAGTAACCTGGAAAAACCTGACGAATGGCACACAACAAACAGACACGTTTGCTGCATTTATGGAAAAAGTAAAAAATGAAAATAACTGA
- the prmC gene encoding peptide chain release factor N(5)-glutamine methyltransferase: MTDISLPHHIECALLAHILTCDPDSLMGGRISLNEAQQKELASNKAKFHMGTPLSRIIGYREFWSLKFFLNNATLDPRPDSETLVECALDSIPKDKPCQILDLGTGTGCLALSVLKERPLAQATLTDFSAHALEQARENAQYHAIIDRCTFIETSWLEGIQGHFDYILSNPPYISPSDYQDLDENVKHYDPIDALVAHNNGLACYQTILSQLSEQNISFNKAFFEIGFDQSNQIQELITKAGFKVEKIQKDLAHHPRVVILSA, from the coding sequence GTGACTGATATTTCTCTTCCCCATCACATTGAGTGCGCTTTATTGGCTCATATACTGACCTGTGATCCAGATTCTCTTATGGGGGGTCGAATTTCATTAAATGAGGCTCAACAAAAAGAATTGGCCTCAAACAAAGCTAAATTCCATATGGGCACGCCTTTAAGTCGCATCATTGGATATCGGGAGTTTTGGTCTCTCAAATTTTTTTTAAACAATGCTACCCTTGATCCTCGCCCCGATAGTGAAACATTGGTTGAATGTGCTCTTGATTCCATTCCCAAAGATAAGCCTTGCCAGATTCTAGACCTTGGAACGGGAACAGGGTGCTTAGCTCTCAGCGTTCTTAAGGAGAGACCTCTTGCACAAGCAACGCTAACAGACTTTAGCGCCCACGCTCTGGAACAGGCCCGGGAAAACGCACAATATCATGCCATCATTGATCGCTGTACATTTATAGAAACGTCTTGGCTTGAGGGCATTCAAGGGCATTTTGACTATATCCTCTCCAATCCCCCCTACATCTCACCAAGCGACTATCAAGATCTTGATGAAAACGTCAAACATTATGATCCTATTGACGCTCTTGTTGCTCATAACAATGGGCTTGCCTGTTATCAAACAATTTTATCTCAACTCTCTGAACAAAACATCAGCTTTAACAAGGCCTTTTTTGAAATTGGATTTGATCAAAGCAACCAAATTCAAGAGCTAATCACAAAAGCTGGATTTAAAGTTGAAAAAATTCAAAAAGATCTTGCCCATCACCCGCGCGTTGTCATCCTCAGTGCTTAA
- a CDS encoding peptide chain release factor 1, whose translation MKITDKLHRIVDRYNELNNLLEKGHELNSEKYIKYSKELAEISPVAEAINMCHLKKEEVTDLKELLKDNSADAEMKQMAKDEIYELESFLKQKEKDIQFMLIPKDAADEKNAIVEIRAGTGGEEAALFAANLFSMYQKYAEHKGWKTEVLEASETGIGGMKEVSMQVTGRNVFANLKYESGVHRVQRVPETETSGRIHTSAATVAVLPEAEEVDVKIEDKDLRIDVFRSSGPGGQSVNTTDSAVRITHIPTGIVVSQQDEKSQHKNRAKALKVLRSRLYEAERQKQIQERSQNRQQQVGSGDRSERIRTYNFPQGRVTDHRINLTLYKIHDILAGTGLDEVINPLKAEEQAQKLADITESRD comes from the coding sequence ATGAAAATAACTGACAAACTGCATCGCATTGTTGATCGCTACAACGAGCTTAATAACTTACTTGAAAAAGGGCATGAGCTTAACTCAGAAAAATACATAAAGTATTCAAAAGAGCTGGCTGAAATAAGCCCCGTGGCAGAAGCCATCAACATGTGCCATCTGAAGAAAGAAGAAGTGACAGATCTTAAAGAACTGTTAAAGGACAACAGCGCTGATGCTGAAATGAAGCAAATGGCTAAAGATGAAATCTATGAACTTGAATCTTTCTTAAAACAAAAAGAAAAAGACATTCAATTCATGCTTATTCCCAAAGATGCGGCAGATGAAAAAAACGCCATTGTTGAGATTCGTGCAGGTACGGGAGGAGAAGAAGCAGCTCTCTTTGCAGCAAATTTATTTTCCATGTATCAAAAATATGCCGAACACAAAGGCTGGAAAACGGAAGTTTTAGAAGCCTCTGAAACTGGAATCGGTGGCATGAAGGAAGTGAGCATGCAAGTAACCGGCCGCAATGTATTCGCTAATTTAAAGTATGAATCAGGGGTTCACCGTGTCCAACGTGTTCCCGAAACAGAAACATCAGGGCGTATTCACACATCTGCAGCAACAGTCGCTGTCCTTCCCGAAGCTGAAGAGGTTGATGTTAAAATTGAAGATAAAGACTTACGCATTGATGTTTTTCGTTCAAGCGGGCCAGGTGGACAGTCAGTGAACACCACAGATAGCGCTGTTCGTATAACGCATATTCCAACTGGAATTGTAGTCTCACAACAAGATGAAAAGTCCCAACATAAAAACCGTGCCAAAGCATTAAAAGTCTTACGGTCAAGATTGTATGAGGCAGAGCGCCAAAAACAAATTCAAGAAAGATCACAAAACCGCCAACAACAAGTTGGAAGTGGTGATCGATCTGAACGCATTCGAACCTATAACTTCCCACAAGGACGCGTAACAGATCACCGCATTAATCTAACGCTCTACAAGATCCATGACATATTAGCCGGCACGGGTCTAGATGAGGTGATTAATCCTCTCAAAGCTGAAGAGCAAGCTCAAAAGCTAGCTGATATCACCGAATCACGTGACTGA